Proteins from a genomic interval of Crassostrea angulata isolate pt1a10 chromosome 7, ASM2561291v2, whole genome shotgun sequence:
- the LOC128156683 gene encoding putative ankyrin repeat protein RF_0381 isoform X3, which translates to MAGAMPQLASTKIGLAIKNGDFRELKILIENGENVHLKDRKGNTYLHYVCTMYRPVVFHILAAQGIDINSQNKFGYTPLHVTALQKDSLHVADVMCCGADPFIKCFNGKTAAELDPHNTYWQMVYEKYKPGIFHAVKAHDVERVKELLHCWCKMDSKYNGQTLRQFSAAHKHHDIVRILDQHKATLDVIYGCLELNYDRVRAGLKKSWCKINFLNKASRKQHVLQFAIEMEDLTLVKLLCDGGADVNILVLVHDYFVGFHELKGPMYYEVINTKTPQDIMWTVLKANVNFNLKDERGRNAMTYALDKGNGFLPTEVFKFMLKNGAYLGDRDDTGVGIREIAKFARRMDVVSLIDKYYIQVIRNSDMDMLRKLAVDGYGGLLINFNYRDSYVYAAGNDTDDALNFIEWLPTFQEQVRLLHLAVREEPVSEFSSILQDCKEPEMLINSKDKGMRTPLILATLFARDDIVNFILKQPYSIDINAQDCCKRTAYHYTFVLGLDGESIRKSLVQAGINQSLVDVKGRRGEDYADFVHKQEWIDQEITYEDLRKVIRSKRQGLKEFVELLRDFPVPVAAFPKILGPLMYSYRDIIFLAVDYGKEDIAIRLANLGADLFRKECYKRKSKDGDEVTVAMDVIERAATLKMVNLVNVLAKKQIRQREVFTPRVPQRALAKLQLGLSMKSQDFEQTFVTKLPICSY; encoded by the exons ATGGCAGGGGCCATGCCCCAGTTGGCCTCG ACAAAAATTGGTCTTGCCATCAAAAATGGAGACTTCAGAGAACTTAAAATCCTGATTGAGAATGGggaaaatgttcatttaaagGACAGG AAAGGAAACACCTATCTGCATTATGTATGCACCATGTACAGACCCGTGGTTTTCCACATACTAGCTGCTCAGGGCATTGACATAAACTCTCAAAACAAG TTTGGATATACCCCTCTACATGTGACAGCCCTCCAGAAAGACAGTCTACATGTAGCAGATGTCATGTGTTGTGGAGCAGATCCATTCATCAAGTGCTTT AATGGGAAAACAGCAGCAGAGCTTGATCCTCATAATACATATTGGCAGATGGTGTATGAAAAGTACAAG cCAGGAATATTTCATGCTGTAAAAGCTCATGATGTGGAAAGGGTCAAGGAACTACTGCATTGCTGGTGTAAAATGGATTCAAAATAT AATGGACAGACTCTGAGACAGTTTTCAGCAGCCCACAAACATCATGACATAGTGAGAATTCTAGATCAACACAAAGCTACTCTG GATGTCATCTATGGTTGCTTGGAGCTGAACTATGACAGAGTGCGAGCGGGCTTGAAAAAATCATGGTGCAAAATTAACTTCCTTAACAAG GCCTCAAGGAAGCAACATGTTCTACAGTTTGCCATAGAAATGGAGGACCTGACCCTGGTCAAATTGCTGTGTGACGGCGGGGCCGATGTCAACATTCTGGTGCTAGTTCACGACTACTTTGTG GGCTTTCATGAACTTAAg GGTCCCatgtattatgaggtgataaatACTAAGACACCTCAAGACATCATGTGGACTGTTCTCAAAGCAAATGTCAACTTTAACCTAAAAGATGAG AGGGGAAGAAATGCCATGACATATGCTTTGGACAAGGGAAATGGATTCTTACCAACAGAAGTGTTCAAATTCATGCTGAAGAATGGAGCTTACCTCGGGGATAGAGATGAT ACAGGAGTAGGTATTCGGGAGATTGCCAAGTTTGCTCGAAGGATGGATGTTGTGTCACTTATAGACAAG TACTATATTCAAGTGATTCGGAATTCTGACATGGACATGTTGAGGAAACTTGCAGTAGATGGTTATGGTGGTCTCcttattaatttcaat TATAGAGACTCCTATGTGTATGCTGCTGGCAATGACACGGATGATGCCTTAAATTTTATAGAATGGCTGCCAACATTTCAG GAACAAGTAAGATTGCTTCACCTGGCAGTGAGAGAGGAACCTGTTAGTGAATTCTCCTCTATTCTTCAAGATTGTAAAGAACCAGAGATGTTGATAAATTCTAAAGACAAG GGAATGCGAACACCATTGATTCTGGCCACATTATTTGCTAGAGATGACATCGTGAATTTTATTCTGAAACAGCCTTACAGCATAGACATCAATGCCCAGGACTGT TGTAAGAGAACTGCCTACCACTACACCTTTGTCCTGGGTCTTGATGGTGAGAGCATCAGGAAATCTCTGGTTCAAGCCGGTATCAACCAGTCCCTTGTGGATGTG AAAGGCAGACGGGGAGAGGATTATGCCGATTTTGTTCACAAACAGGAGTGGATTGATCAGGAAATTACA TATGAAGACTTAAGAAAAGTAATTCGATCAAAACGACAAGGATTAAAAGAATTTGTGGAACTCTTGAGAGATTTTCCTGTACCAGTAGCTGCATTTCCAAAAATA TTAGGACCTCTGATGTACTCCTATCGAGACATCATATTTCTGGCAGTGGATTATGGGAAAGAAGACATTGCAATCAGGCTTGCCAATCTTGGAGCAGATTTGTTCAGGAAAGAATGT TATAAAAGGAAAAGCAAAGATGGAGATGAAGTAACTGTTGCCATGGATGTGATAGAAAGGGCAGCAACTCTGAAAATGGTAAACTTGGTGAATGTTCTTGCCAAGAAGCAGATTCGACAGAGAGAAGTGTTTACACCTCGAGTTCCGCAAAGGGCGCTGGCCAAACTACAGCTGGGGCTGTCCATGAAGAGTCAGGATTTTGAGCAGACATTTGTGACAAAGTTACCGATATGCAGTTATTAA
- the LOC128156683 gene encoding putative ankyrin repeat protein RF_0381 isoform X1 produces the protein MAGAMPQLASTKIGLAIKNGDFRELKILIENGENVHLKDRKGNTYLHYVCTMYRPVVFHILAAQGIDINSQNKFGYTPLHVTALQKDSLHVADVMCCGADPFIKCFNGKTAAELDPHNTYWQMVYEKYKPGIFHAVKAHDVERVKELLHCWCKMDSKYNGQTLRQFSAAHKHHDIVRILDQHKATLDVIYGCLELNYDRVRAGLKKSWCKINFLNKASRKQHVLQFAIEMEDLTLVKLLCDGGADVNILVLVHDYFVGFHELKGPMYYEVINTKTPQDIMWTVLKANVNFNLKDERGRNAMTYALDKGNGFLPTEVFKFMLKNGAYLGDRDDTGVGIREIAKFARRMDVVSLIDKYYIQVIRNSDMDMLRKLAVDGYGGLLINFNYRDSYVYAAGNDTDDALNFIEWLPTFQEQVRLLHLAVREEPVSEFSSILQDCKEPEMLINSKDKGMRTPLILATLFARDDIVNFILKQPYSIDINAQDCCKRTAYHYTFVLGLDGESIRKSLVQAGINQSLVDVKGRRGEDYADFVHKQEWIDQEITAKYGMELELMCVEKYEDLRKVIRSKRQGLKEFVELLRDFPVPVAAFPKILGPLMYSYRDIIFLAVDYGKEDIAIRLANLGADLFRKECYKRKSKDGDEVTVAMDVIERAATLKMVNLVNVLAKKQIRQREVFTPRVPQRALAKLQLGLSMKSQDFEQTFVTKLPICSY, from the exons ATGGCAGGGGCCATGCCCCAGTTGGCCTCG ACAAAAATTGGTCTTGCCATCAAAAATGGAGACTTCAGAGAACTTAAAATCCTGATTGAGAATGGggaaaatgttcatttaaagGACAGG AAAGGAAACACCTATCTGCATTATGTATGCACCATGTACAGACCCGTGGTTTTCCACATACTAGCTGCTCAGGGCATTGACATAAACTCTCAAAACAAG TTTGGATATACCCCTCTACATGTGACAGCCCTCCAGAAAGACAGTCTACATGTAGCAGATGTCATGTGTTGTGGAGCAGATCCATTCATCAAGTGCTTT AATGGGAAAACAGCAGCAGAGCTTGATCCTCATAATACATATTGGCAGATGGTGTATGAAAAGTACAAG cCAGGAATATTTCATGCTGTAAAAGCTCATGATGTGGAAAGGGTCAAGGAACTACTGCATTGCTGGTGTAAAATGGATTCAAAATAT AATGGACAGACTCTGAGACAGTTTTCAGCAGCCCACAAACATCATGACATAGTGAGAATTCTAGATCAACACAAAGCTACTCTG GATGTCATCTATGGTTGCTTGGAGCTGAACTATGACAGAGTGCGAGCGGGCTTGAAAAAATCATGGTGCAAAATTAACTTCCTTAACAAG GCCTCAAGGAAGCAACATGTTCTACAGTTTGCCATAGAAATGGAGGACCTGACCCTGGTCAAATTGCTGTGTGACGGCGGGGCCGATGTCAACATTCTGGTGCTAGTTCACGACTACTTTGTG GGCTTTCATGAACTTAAg GGTCCCatgtattatgaggtgataaatACTAAGACACCTCAAGACATCATGTGGACTGTTCTCAAAGCAAATGTCAACTTTAACCTAAAAGATGAG AGGGGAAGAAATGCCATGACATATGCTTTGGACAAGGGAAATGGATTCTTACCAACAGAAGTGTTCAAATTCATGCTGAAGAATGGAGCTTACCTCGGGGATAGAGATGAT ACAGGAGTAGGTATTCGGGAGATTGCCAAGTTTGCTCGAAGGATGGATGTTGTGTCACTTATAGACAAG TACTATATTCAAGTGATTCGGAATTCTGACATGGACATGTTGAGGAAACTTGCAGTAGATGGTTATGGTGGTCTCcttattaatttcaat TATAGAGACTCCTATGTGTATGCTGCTGGCAATGACACGGATGATGCCTTAAATTTTATAGAATGGCTGCCAACATTTCAG GAACAAGTAAGATTGCTTCACCTGGCAGTGAGAGAGGAACCTGTTAGTGAATTCTCCTCTATTCTTCAAGATTGTAAAGAACCAGAGATGTTGATAAATTCTAAAGACAAG GGAATGCGAACACCATTGATTCTGGCCACATTATTTGCTAGAGATGACATCGTGAATTTTATTCTGAAACAGCCTTACAGCATAGACATCAATGCCCAGGACTGT TGTAAGAGAACTGCCTACCACTACACCTTTGTCCTGGGTCTTGATGGTGAGAGCATCAGGAAATCTCTGGTTCAAGCCGGTATCAACCAGTCCCTTGTGGATGTG AAAGGCAGACGGGGAGAGGATTATGCCGATTTTGTTCACAAACAGGAGTGGATTGATCAGGAAATTACA GCTAAATATGGAATGGAATTAGAACTTATGTGTGTTGAAAAG TATGAAGACTTAAGAAAAGTAATTCGATCAAAACGACAAGGATTAAAAGAATTTGTGGAACTCTTGAGAGATTTTCCTGTACCAGTAGCTGCATTTCCAAAAATA TTAGGACCTCTGATGTACTCCTATCGAGACATCATATTTCTGGCAGTGGATTATGGGAAAGAAGACATTGCAATCAGGCTTGCCAATCTTGGAGCAGATTTGTTCAGGAAAGAATGT TATAAAAGGAAAAGCAAAGATGGAGATGAAGTAACTGTTGCCATGGATGTGATAGAAAGGGCAGCAACTCTGAAAATGGTAAACTTGGTGAATGTTCTTGCCAAGAAGCAGATTCGACAGAGAGAAGTGTTTACACCTCGAGTTCCGCAAAGGGCGCTGGCCAAACTACAGCTGGGGCTGTCCATGAAGAGTCAGGATTTTGAGCAGACATTTGTGACAAAGTTACCGATATGCAGTTATTAA
- the LOC128156683 gene encoding putative ankyrin repeat protein RF_0381 isoform X2 — MAGAMPQLASTKIGLAIKNGDFRELKILIENGENVHLKDRKGNTYLHYVCTMYRPVVFHILAAQGIDINSQNKFGYTPLHVTALQKDSLHVADVMCCGADPFIKCFNGKTAAELDPHNTYWQMVYEKYKPGIFHAVKAHDVERVKELLHCWCKMDSKYNGQTLRQFSAAHKHHDIVRILDQHKATLDVIYGCLELNYDRVRAGLKKSWCKINFLNKASRKQHVLQFAIEMEDLTLVKLLCDGGADVNILVLVHDYFVGPMYYEVINTKTPQDIMWTVLKANVNFNLKDERGRNAMTYALDKGNGFLPTEVFKFMLKNGAYLGDRDDTGVGIREIAKFARRMDVVSLIDKYYIQVIRNSDMDMLRKLAVDGYGGLLINFNYRDSYVYAAGNDTDDALNFIEWLPTFQEQVRLLHLAVREEPVSEFSSILQDCKEPEMLINSKDKGMRTPLILATLFARDDIVNFILKQPYSIDINAQDCCKRTAYHYTFVLGLDGESIRKSLVQAGINQSLVDVKGRRGEDYADFVHKQEWIDQEITAKYGMELELMCVEKYEDLRKVIRSKRQGLKEFVELLRDFPVPVAAFPKILGPLMYSYRDIIFLAVDYGKEDIAIRLANLGADLFRKECYKRKSKDGDEVTVAMDVIERAATLKMVNLVNVLAKKQIRQREVFTPRVPQRALAKLQLGLSMKSQDFEQTFVTKLPICSY; from the exons ATGGCAGGGGCCATGCCCCAGTTGGCCTCG ACAAAAATTGGTCTTGCCATCAAAAATGGAGACTTCAGAGAACTTAAAATCCTGATTGAGAATGGggaaaatgttcatttaaagGACAGG AAAGGAAACACCTATCTGCATTATGTATGCACCATGTACAGACCCGTGGTTTTCCACATACTAGCTGCTCAGGGCATTGACATAAACTCTCAAAACAAG TTTGGATATACCCCTCTACATGTGACAGCCCTCCAGAAAGACAGTCTACATGTAGCAGATGTCATGTGTTGTGGAGCAGATCCATTCATCAAGTGCTTT AATGGGAAAACAGCAGCAGAGCTTGATCCTCATAATACATATTGGCAGATGGTGTATGAAAAGTACAAG cCAGGAATATTTCATGCTGTAAAAGCTCATGATGTGGAAAGGGTCAAGGAACTACTGCATTGCTGGTGTAAAATGGATTCAAAATAT AATGGACAGACTCTGAGACAGTTTTCAGCAGCCCACAAACATCATGACATAGTGAGAATTCTAGATCAACACAAAGCTACTCTG GATGTCATCTATGGTTGCTTGGAGCTGAACTATGACAGAGTGCGAGCGGGCTTGAAAAAATCATGGTGCAAAATTAACTTCCTTAACAAG GCCTCAAGGAAGCAACATGTTCTACAGTTTGCCATAGAAATGGAGGACCTGACCCTGGTCAAATTGCTGTGTGACGGCGGGGCCGATGTCAACATTCTGGTGCTAGTTCACGACTACTTTGTG GGTCCCatgtattatgaggtgataaatACTAAGACACCTCAAGACATCATGTGGACTGTTCTCAAAGCAAATGTCAACTTTAACCTAAAAGATGAG AGGGGAAGAAATGCCATGACATATGCTTTGGACAAGGGAAATGGATTCTTACCAACAGAAGTGTTCAAATTCATGCTGAAGAATGGAGCTTACCTCGGGGATAGAGATGAT ACAGGAGTAGGTATTCGGGAGATTGCCAAGTTTGCTCGAAGGATGGATGTTGTGTCACTTATAGACAAG TACTATATTCAAGTGATTCGGAATTCTGACATGGACATGTTGAGGAAACTTGCAGTAGATGGTTATGGTGGTCTCcttattaatttcaat TATAGAGACTCCTATGTGTATGCTGCTGGCAATGACACGGATGATGCCTTAAATTTTATAGAATGGCTGCCAACATTTCAG GAACAAGTAAGATTGCTTCACCTGGCAGTGAGAGAGGAACCTGTTAGTGAATTCTCCTCTATTCTTCAAGATTGTAAAGAACCAGAGATGTTGATAAATTCTAAAGACAAG GGAATGCGAACACCATTGATTCTGGCCACATTATTTGCTAGAGATGACATCGTGAATTTTATTCTGAAACAGCCTTACAGCATAGACATCAATGCCCAGGACTGT TGTAAGAGAACTGCCTACCACTACACCTTTGTCCTGGGTCTTGATGGTGAGAGCATCAGGAAATCTCTGGTTCAAGCCGGTATCAACCAGTCCCTTGTGGATGTG AAAGGCAGACGGGGAGAGGATTATGCCGATTTTGTTCACAAACAGGAGTGGATTGATCAGGAAATTACA GCTAAATATGGAATGGAATTAGAACTTATGTGTGTTGAAAAG TATGAAGACTTAAGAAAAGTAATTCGATCAAAACGACAAGGATTAAAAGAATTTGTGGAACTCTTGAGAGATTTTCCTGTACCAGTAGCTGCATTTCCAAAAATA TTAGGACCTCTGATGTACTCCTATCGAGACATCATATTTCTGGCAGTGGATTATGGGAAAGAAGACATTGCAATCAGGCTTGCCAATCTTGGAGCAGATTTGTTCAGGAAAGAATGT TATAAAAGGAAAAGCAAAGATGGAGATGAAGTAACTGTTGCCATGGATGTGATAGAAAGGGCAGCAACTCTGAAAATGGTAAACTTGGTGAATGTTCTTGCCAAGAAGCAGATTCGACAGAGAGAAGTGTTTACACCTCGAGTTCCGCAAAGGGCGCTGGCCAAACTACAGCTGGGGCTGTCCATGAAGAGTCAGGATTTTGAGCAGACATTTGTGACAAAGTTACCGATATGCAGTTATTAA
- the LOC128156685 gene encoding uncharacterized protein LOC128156685, producing MMHFIKCILFLTLLEIVAKCSPNEQEKKLSARVAGSSTTESNIMINILDQLYAMKSNVQQLENEMKLALTSCERRIQVIENRKETRCVSGTVGHAGFKPTATWPYSQRIAFNPPFDGTPTVTYGLYTLASSDETNLRVATLVSDVSRTGFQITLRTWSGSELFEAAVSWMACGK from the exons ATGATgcattttattaaatgcattctTTTTTTGACGCTTTTGGAGATTGTTGCTAAATGTAGCCCTAACGAACAAGAAAAAAAg TTAAGTGCCAGAGTAGCGGGATCATCAACAACTGAAAGTAacataatgataaatattttggaTCAATTATACGCTATGAAATCAAATGTACAGCAATTAGAGAATGAAATGAAGTTAGCCCTTACATCATGTGAACGGCGAATACAAGTTATAGAAAACC GCAAAGAAACTAGAT GTGTATCGGGTACTGTAGGTCATGCTGGGTTTAAACCGACAGCTACATGGCCCTATTCCCAAAGGATAGCTTTTAATCCTCCGTTTGATGGAACTCCAACCGTAACATATGGTTTATATACACTCGCTTCCAGCGATGAAACAAATCTTCGGGTTGCAACATTGGTATCCGACGTATCCAGAACTGGATTTCAGATAACATTACGGACATGGTCCGGCAGTGAATTGTTCGAAGCCGCCGTCAGTTGGATGGCATGCGGAAAATAG